One Verrucomicrobiota bacterium genomic region harbors:
- a CDS encoding alkaline phytoceramidase has protein sequence MIAAEGGRKGEGRLWVLWAVAGVAALACAVLPPLRQPQEYHQFADARGWLGIPHFQNVISNLPFLFVGLAGLRRWRQAVTSVPGDFSSGNRWGLFFFFAGVMLTAPGSSYYHWNPTNRTLVWDRLPMAVSFMGLLAEVIRRRVSSSGGARLVGPLQVAGAGSVAYWAWGFENGRENLWPYVAVQFASILLIILMLTLYPRKFPSDRHLGWAVAWYAGAKVLEHWDAEVFSFGSWVSGHALKHVFAAASAWCVVRMVAEDARERDS, from the coding sequence GGCGAGGGCAGATTATGGGTGCTGTGGGCCGTCGCCGGGGTTGCGGCACTGGCGTGTGCCGTGCTGCCTCCTCTTCGCCAACCCCAGGAATACCACCAATTCGCGGATGCCCGCGGATGGCTGGGCATCCCCCATTTCCAAAATGTCATCTCCAATCTTCCCTTTCTCTTCGTTGGGTTGGCGGGATTGCGACGATGGCGACAGGCGGTCACCAGCGTCCCGGGGGATTTTTCTTCAGGAAACCGGTGGGGACTCTTTTTCTTTTTCGCGGGTGTCATGCTGACCGCGCCAGGGTCGAGCTATTATCATTGGAATCCCACCAACCGCACTCTGGTGTGGGACCGGCTGCCGATGGCTGTCTCTTTCATGGGGCTCCTCGCCGAAGTCATTCGACGAAGGGTGAGTTCCTCCGGGGGAGCCCGGCTCGTTGGGCCGCTGCAAGTGGCTGGCGCGGGGAGCGTCGCGTACTGGGCGTGGGGCTTCGAGAACGGGCGCGAGAATCTTTGGCCCTATGTGGCCGTGCAATTCGCATCCATTTTGCTCATCATCCTGATGCTGACGCTTTATCCACGGAAGTTTCCATCGGATCGGCATCTGGGCTGGGCGGTCGCCTGGTATGCGGGCGCCAAAGTGCTGGAGCACTGGGACGCGGAGGTTTTTTCCTTCGGATCCTGGGTCAGCGGACATGCGCTGAAACATGTGTTCGCCGCCGCTTCGGCTTGGTGTGTCGTCCGCATGGTCGCGGAGGACGCGAGGGAGAGAGATTCATGA